The segment TACCTCAGCGGCACACCCCTGGGGATACTTCTCCGCCACCGCCACCAGTTGAACCCGACCAGCCTCTTGGGCATGATGTACCATACGTAAATGTTGTTTCCCAAATCCACCAATTCCAATGATCCCAATCCTCAATCCCTGCAATTAAATGCCCCCTCTGTCTATACGATCTTTCTGGGAGAGATAGGATTTATAGTTGCGCCGCAAGTGTAACACCTCGCGGTACATCTGCAACCGGGACTGCACACCCCGACGAAGACCATACTTTCTCTCCTTCATCCAGTGACTGATCCCATGCAAGTCCAGATAAACATAGGGTACCTGATGCATTTCCGCGGCCTTGTTCATCAAGACCTCTACCCCAAACCGCGTCGGTGTCAAGTCTGGCAACAACTCAATAAACTCTCTTGTCAAAGCCCGTTGGCCGTTAAGTATGGGAAAATAGCGCTGGGCCAAATCAACGAGGACAAATCCTTTTACAAAACGTCCGATCGCCATCTGGTAACCACTAGTAAGTATACCATCCAGTAAGATGTTTACATGTTCCGGTTGCAGACCAATAAGATCCGCATCCAAAAACAAAAAAACGTCCGCATCGGTGGCATAGTCTATCCCCGTTTGCAAAGCGGCTCCCTTACCCCGATTCTCCGCGTGGCGAAGAATCTTTACCGGATAGGTCTCTGCTCTCTGGGCTGTATTATCCGTGGAACCATCATCGATGACTACTACTTCATCGATCCGTTGATGCGCGGTAACCACCTTCAAAACATCGCCTATCCTGGGCTCCTCATCGAAGGCCGGTATTAAAGCCACTACCTTCTTCTCACACATGTTCATGATTCTCCCGGTTTCCTATCTTATCCATTATACAAAAGGACATGCTACTCTGCAATAACCCTAGGGGACGAGTGAGTCAAGCATAA is part of the Bacillota bacterium genome and harbors:
- a CDS encoding glycosyltransferase family 2 protein: MCEKKVVALIPAFDEEPRIGDVLKVVTAHQRIDEVVVIDDGSTDNTAQRAETYPVKILRHAENRGKGAALQTGIDYATDADVFLFLDADLIGLQPEHVNILLDGILTSGYQMAIGRFVKGFVLVDLAQRYFPILNGQRALTREFIELLPDLTPTRFGVEVLMNKAAEMHQVPYVYLDLHGISHWMKERKYGLRRGVQSRLQMYREVLHLRRNYKSYLSQKDRIDRGGI